A single genomic interval of Arthrobacter globiformis harbors:
- a CDS encoding MBL fold metallo-hydrolase produces the protein MSVTIENLVTSGTFSLDGGTWDVDNNVWIVGNDTECVIIDSPHDAAAIISAVRGRTVKAILLTHAHNDHIGAAREVADAVGAPIHLNPEDQVLWEQVYPGTTPDQTIADGDEFQIGGAVLRAIHTPGHSPGSTCFHLAAENTVFTGDTLFNGGPGATGRSYSDYPTILTSIRERLLTLPPETTVRTGHGDNTTIAAERETLAKVAQ, from the coding sequence ATGAGCGTCACCATCGAAAACCTCGTCACCTCGGGCACGTTCTCGCTCGACGGCGGCACCTGGGATGTGGACAACAACGTCTGGATCGTGGGCAACGACACCGAGTGCGTGATCATTGATTCCCCGCACGACGCCGCCGCGATCATCAGCGCCGTCCGGGGCCGGACGGTGAAGGCGATCCTGCTCACGCACGCGCACAACGACCACATCGGCGCCGCCCGCGAGGTCGCCGATGCGGTCGGGGCCCCGATCCACCTGAACCCCGAGGACCAGGTCCTCTGGGAACAGGTCTACCCCGGCACCACCCCCGACCAGACCATCGCGGACGGGGACGAGTTCCAGATCGGCGGTGCGGTGCTGCGGGCCATCCACACCCCCGGCCACTCACCCGGCTCCACCTGCTTCCACCTCGCAGCAGAGAACACCGTGTTCACCGGAGACACCCTGTTCAACGGCGGACCAGGCGCCACCGGCCGGTCCTACAGCGACTACCCCACCATCCTGACCTCCATCCGCGAACGGCTCCTCACCCTCCCGCCGGAAACAACCGTCCGGACCGGACACGGCGACAACACCACCATCGCCGCCGAACGCGAAACCCTCGCCAAAGTAGCCCAGTAA
- a CDS encoding S-(hydroxymethyl)mycothiol dehydrogenase — protein MVHKVKAVVVRAKGAPVSVETILVPDPGPGEALVDVLTCGVCHTDLHYKLGGIGDEFPYLLGHEATGVVSAVGEGVTEVAPGDRVILNWRAVCGQCRACAKGQPQYCFNTANAVQKMTLEDGTELSPALGIGAFAEKTLVAAGQCTKVDEDADPAAVGLLGCGVMAGIGAAINTGEVKRGESVAVIGCGGVGIAAIAGARLAGATTIIAVDIDENKIEMAKTLGATHGVNSRTSDPVEAIRALTGGNGADVVIEAVGRPETYKQAFYARDLAGRVVLVGVPTPEMVLELPLLDVFGRGGSLKSSWYGDCLPSRDFPMLVAHYKAGNLDLDAFVSERITIDQVEEAFDKMHEGKVLRSVVEIQPAGASAAAAAEPAVASA, from the coding sequence ATGGTTCATAAAGTCAAGGCTGTTGTTGTCAGGGCGAAGGGCGCTCCGGTGTCGGTGGAGACGATCCTGGTGCCGGATCCGGGGCCGGGGGAGGCGCTGGTGGATGTCCTGACGTGCGGGGTGTGCCACACGGACCTGCATTACAAGCTGGGCGGGATTGGTGATGAGTTCCCGTATCTGCTGGGTCATGAGGCCACCGGTGTTGTTTCCGCGGTGGGTGAGGGCGTCACGGAGGTCGCCCCGGGTGACCGGGTGATCCTGAACTGGCGTGCGGTGTGCGGGCAGTGCCGGGCGTGTGCGAAGGGCCAGCCGCAGTACTGCTTCAATACCGCGAACGCGGTGCAGAAGATGACCCTGGAGGACGGCACCGAACTGTCCCCCGCGTTGGGGATCGGGGCGTTCGCGGAGAAGACCCTGGTCGCTGCCGGGCAGTGCACCAAGGTCGATGAGGACGCCGACCCGGCCGCGGTCGGGCTGCTTGGCTGCGGTGTGATGGCCGGCATCGGCGCCGCGATCAACACCGGTGAGGTCAAGCGCGGCGAGTCGGTGGCCGTGATCGGCTGCGGCGGCGTGGGCATCGCCGCGATCGCCGGGGCCAGGCTCGCCGGGGCCACCACGATCATCGCCGTGGACATCGACGAGAACAAGATCGAGATGGCCAAGACCCTCGGCGCGACCCACGGCGTGAACTCCCGCACGTCCGACCCGGTCGAGGCGATCCGGGCACTCACGGGCGGGAACGGCGCCGATGTGGTGATCGAGGCCGTCGGCCGGCCCGAAACCTACAAGCAGGCGTTCTACGCCCGCGACCTCGCCGGGCGTGTGGTCCTGGTCGGGGTGCCGACCCCGGAAATGGTCCTTGAGCTGCCGTTGCTGGATGTCTTTGGCAGGGGCGGGTCGCTGAAGTCCTCCTGGTACGGGGACTGCCTGCCCTCCCGCGACTTCCCCATGCTCGTGGCCCACTACAAGGCCGGCAACCTGGACCTGGACGCGTTCGTTTCCGAACGGATCACCATCGACCAGGTCGAGGAGGCCTTCGACAAGATGCACGAAGGCAAGGTCCTGCGCTCAGTTGTGGAGATCCAGCCCGCAGGAGCCTCCGCGGCGGCTGCTGCCGAGCCGGCGGTGGCCTCGGCATGA
- a CDS encoding APC family permease: MLEPSKSTDSSGMDEFGYAQTLDRSIGKFASFAAGVSYISILTGVFQLFYFGFSMAGPAYAWSWPIVFVGQLMVALCFAELAGRYPVAGSVYNWAKRLASGTSAWLAGWLLLLSSIVALGSVALALQLTLPQLWSGFQLVGDGTGPLDFAINGVLLATIMITISTLINAFGVKLMTRINSIGVFVELAAAVLLILALGWHVVRGPEVFFDTAGFGEGHDLGFFGVFLIGAMASGYVMYGFDTASSLGEETKDPKRTAPKAILRAVTASFLLGGLILLFGILAAPDLSDPKVGAPDGGLQYVVLSVLGGPFGKAFLACIVVAVVVCTLAVHAAAIRMMFAMARDNNLPFSRQLSKVDPVRKTPAVAAIVIGILAIIPLVVNVMQPAIFTILSSISIVLIYLSYLLVTVPMLRRRFVKKWPLPDDGSEAGFSLGKWGLPVNILAVLWGGAMTLNLVWPRPEIYNSVPPFEWYLQWGGVLFVGTVTVGGALLYRLKIRHQTGVLAEHAAPVGAHPSSGAAGQPLPVRADGGAEIGLDPMEDDLEPQRVS, translated from the coding sequence ATGTTGGAACCCAGCAAGAGTACTGATTCAAGCGGCATGGACGAGTTCGGCTATGCCCAGACCCTGGACCGGAGTATCGGTAAGTTCGCCAGCTTCGCCGCAGGCGTCAGCTACATCTCCATCCTCACCGGTGTTTTTCAACTGTTCTACTTTGGTTTTTCCATGGCTGGCCCGGCCTATGCGTGGTCCTGGCCCATCGTTTTCGTCGGCCAGCTGATGGTGGCGCTGTGCTTTGCCGAACTGGCAGGCCGCTACCCCGTGGCCGGCTCGGTCTACAACTGGGCCAAGAGGCTGGCCTCCGGGACCTCGGCGTGGCTCGCCGGGTGGCTGCTGTTGCTGTCCTCCATCGTGGCCCTCGGGTCAGTGGCCCTGGCCCTGCAGCTCACCCTGCCGCAGCTCTGGTCCGGCTTCCAGCTGGTTGGCGACGGCACCGGGCCCCTGGACTTTGCCATCAACGGCGTTCTGTTGGCCACCATCATGATCACCATCTCCACGCTCATCAACGCCTTCGGCGTGAAGCTGATGACCCGCATCAACAGCATCGGCGTCTTCGTGGAACTGGCCGCAGCCGTGCTGCTCATCCTCGCCCTGGGCTGGCACGTCGTCCGGGGCCCCGAGGTCTTCTTTGACACCGCCGGTTTTGGTGAGGGCCACGACCTGGGCTTCTTCGGCGTCTTCCTCATCGGCGCGATGGCCTCCGGCTACGTGATGTACGGCTTCGACACCGCCAGCTCGCTGGGGGAGGAAACGAAGGATCCGAAGCGCACCGCGCCCAAGGCCATCCTGCGGGCTGTTACGGCGTCCTTCCTGCTCGGCGGCCTGATCCTGCTCTTCGGCATCCTGGCAGCCCCCGACCTATCCGACCCTAAGGTGGGGGCGCCCGACGGCGGCCTCCAGTACGTCGTGCTCTCCGTCCTCGGCGGCCCCTTCGGGAAGGCCTTCCTGGCGTGCATCGTCGTCGCCGTGGTGGTGTGCACACTGGCCGTCCACGCCGCCGCCATCCGCATGATGTTTGCCATGGCCCGGGACAACAACCTGCCGTTCAGCCGCCAGCTCAGCAAGGTGGACCCGGTCCGCAAGACGCCTGCGGTCGCAGCCATCGTCATCGGCATCCTGGCCATCATTCCGCTGGTCGTCAATGTCATGCAGCCGGCGATCTTCACCATCCTCTCCAGCATCAGCATCGTCCTGATCTACCTGTCCTACCTTCTGGTCACGGTTCCCATGTTGCGGCGGCGTTTTGTCAAGAAGTGGCCGTTGCCGGACGACGGGTCAGAAGCGGGATTCAGCCTCGGCAAATGGGGCCTGCCCGTGAACATCCTCGCGGTCTTGTGGGGCGGCGCCATGACGCTGAACCTGGTCTGGCCGCGGCCGGAAATCTACAACTCAGTGCCGCCGTTCGAGTGGTACCTGCAGTGGGGCGGAGTCCTCTTCGTCGGCACTGTAACCGTGGGAGGGGCCCTGCTCTACCGACTGAAGATCAGGCACCAGACCGGCGTCCTGGCCGAGCATGCGGCTCCCGTGGGGGCCCACCCGTCGTCGGGTGCGGCTGGTCAGCCGCTGCCGGTTAGGGCAGACGGAGGTGCGGAGATCGGCCTCGATCCCATGGAAGATGATCTTGAACCGCAACGAGTCAGCTAG
- a CDS encoding aldehyde dehydrogenase family protein, with the protein MTIDTELKLARGLYVDGAWQESSDGRTTTVRCPADGREVAVVASSTVEDAERAIASARAAFDDGPWRRLTDIERGAVMLRVADLLERDKAAYALAEALDTGKRLVEAEYDMDDIAACFRYYGKVAGLDAGRVIDTGRADAISRVVYEPLGVCALIAPWNYPLLQAAWKVAPALVAGNSFVLKPSELTPSTSILLMETLAEAGVPAGVANLVTGAGSRVGGPLSSDPRVDLVSLTGSLATGQTIMAAAAETVKRVAFELGGKNPNVVFADADWDAAVDNALTAVFLHSGQVCSAGARLVVEETIAERFVAEVVERAEKIRMGGPFDADAETGPLISAKHREQVHAYVQAGIAEGAELLCGGFIPDEEPLADGFFYPPTVLGNCRSGMSVLREESFGPVLTVETFRSEAEAVAIANDTEYGLAGAVWTSDASKAQRVAGALRHGTVWINDYHPYVPQAEWGGFGKSGIGRELGQAGLAEYREAKHIWQNIAPAPSGWFGSAPGGAPGETAAGAAG; encoded by the coding sequence ATGACGATTGATACCGAACTGAAGCTCGCCCGGGGCCTGTACGTCGACGGCGCCTGGCAAGAGTCGTCCGACGGCCGGACCACCACTGTGCGCTGCCCGGCGGACGGGCGCGAGGTGGCGGTAGTCGCCTCGTCGACGGTGGAGGACGCGGAGCGGGCGATCGCCAGCGCACGGGCCGCGTTCGACGACGGCCCGTGGCGCCGGCTCACGGACATCGAGCGCGGCGCTGTCATGCTCCGCGTCGCGGACCTGCTAGAGCGGGACAAGGCCGCCTATGCGCTGGCCGAGGCGCTGGACACGGGCAAGCGGCTCGTGGAGGCCGAGTACGACATGGACGATATCGCCGCGTGCTTCCGGTACTACGGCAAGGTCGCCGGACTCGACGCCGGCCGTGTCATCGACACCGGCCGGGCGGATGCCATCAGCCGTGTTGTGTACGAGCCGCTCGGGGTCTGTGCCCTCATTGCGCCGTGGAACTACCCGCTCCTCCAGGCGGCGTGGAAGGTCGCGCCGGCGCTCGTCGCCGGGAACTCGTTCGTGCTCAAGCCCAGCGAGCTTACGCCGTCGACCTCGATTCTGCTCATGGAGACCCTCGCGGAGGCCGGTGTCCCGGCCGGCGTCGCGAATCTCGTCACCGGAGCCGGGTCAAGGGTGGGCGGCCCGCTTAGCTCGGACCCTCGTGTGGACCTCGTCTCCCTGACCGGAAGCCTTGCCACGGGGCAGACGATCATGGCGGCCGCCGCCGAAACCGTGAAGCGCGTCGCGTTCGAGCTCGGCGGGAAGAACCCGAACGTCGTCTTCGCGGACGCGGACTGGGACGCTGCCGTCGACAACGCCCTGACTGCAGTGTTCCTGCACTCCGGGCAGGTCTGCTCGGCAGGGGCGCGGCTCGTCGTCGAGGAGACGATCGCCGAGCGTTTTGTGGCCGAGGTGGTCGAGCGGGCGGAAAAGATCCGGATGGGCGGACCGTTCGACGCCGACGCAGAGACGGGGCCGCTTATCTCCGCCAAGCACCGCGAGCAGGTCCACGCCTACGTCCAGGCCGGGATCGCGGAGGGCGCAGAGCTGTTGTGCGGTGGCTTCATCCCCGACGAGGAGCCGCTTGCGGACGGCTTCTTCTACCCGCCCACCGTGCTCGGCAACTGCCGTTCGGGCATGAGTGTGCTGCGGGAGGAATCGTTCGGGCCGGTGCTGACCGTCGAGACGTTCCGCAGCGAAGCCGAGGCCGTCGCGATCGCAAACGATACCGAGTACGGCCTGGCCGGCGCGGTGTGGACGTCGGACGCGTCGAAGGCGCAGCGCGTCGCCGGCGCCCTCCGGCACGGAACGGTGTGGATCAACGACTACCACCCCTACGTCCCCCAGGCGGAGTGGGGCGGTTTCGGGAAGTCGGGGATCGGCCGTGAGCTCGGCCAGGCGGGCCTGGCCGAGTACCGCGAGGCCAAGCACATCTGGCAGAACATCGCTCCCGCCCCGAGCGGATGGTTCGGCTCCGCTCCCGGGGGAGCTCCCGGGGAAACGGCGGCGGGCGCGGCCGGCTAG
- the betA gene encoding choline dehydrogenase: protein MTQINYDYVIVGGGSAGSVLANRLSDGGQSSVLVLEAGRSDYPWDLFIQMPAALTFPSGNPLYDWRYESDPEPHMGGRRVAHARGKVLGGSSSINGMIFQRGNPLDYERWGADAGMETWDFAHCLPYFNRMENALAADPDDELRGHSGPLVLERGPATNPLFQAFFAAAQEAGYPLTDDVNGYRQEGFAAFDRNVHKGQRLSASRAYLRPELGRKNLTVLTRALVTKVNFKGNVATGVTYRRNGKTHQVSAGEVILAGGAINTPQLLQLSGVGDAAHLNSLGINSVVNLPGVGENLQDHLEVYIQHACTQPVSMQPALDLWRYPLIGMQWLLGRKGPAATNHFEGGGFVRSNEDVAYPNLMFHFLPVAVRYDGQKADAKHGYQVHIGPMYSDARGSLKIKSTDPTVHPSMLFNYLSTDQDRREWVEAIRVARDILGQSAMGPFNGGELSPGRAVQTDAEILDWVARDAETALHPSCTAKMGPDSDPMAVVNPLDMSVHGTRGLRVVDASAMPYVTNGNIYAPVMMLAEKAADLIAGKAPLAPQHAEFYRHGVSPLERGGAAPVAVAAAAKG from the coding sequence ATGACACAGATTAACTACGACTACGTCATTGTCGGTGGCGGAAGCGCGGGTTCCGTGCTCGCCAACCGCCTGAGCGACGGAGGCCAGAGCAGCGTCCTGGTTCTTGAAGCCGGACGGAGCGACTACCCCTGGGACCTTTTCATCCAGATGCCCGCCGCGCTGACCTTCCCCAGCGGCAACCCGCTCTATGACTGGCGCTACGAGTCCGATCCCGAGCCCCACATGGGCGGCCGGCGGGTGGCACACGCCCGCGGCAAGGTCCTGGGCGGCTCCAGCTCCATCAACGGCATGATCTTCCAACGCGGAAACCCGCTCGACTACGAGCGCTGGGGCGCCGACGCCGGCATGGAAACGTGGGACTTCGCGCACTGCCTCCCGTACTTCAACCGGATGGAAAACGCGCTTGCCGCCGATCCCGACGATGAACTGCGCGGACACTCCGGCCCGCTGGTGCTGGAGCGCGGCCCCGCCACCAATCCGCTGTTCCAGGCCTTCTTCGCCGCCGCCCAGGAAGCCGGCTACCCGCTGACCGACGACGTCAACGGCTACCGCCAGGAGGGCTTCGCCGCGTTCGACCGGAACGTCCACAAGGGCCAGCGGCTCTCCGCGTCCCGCGCCTACCTGCGGCCCGAACTCGGCCGGAAGAACCTGACCGTCCTTACCCGTGCACTCGTCACCAAGGTCAACTTCAAGGGCAACGTGGCCACCGGCGTCACCTACCGGCGCAACGGCAAGACCCACCAGGTGAGCGCCGGTGAAGTGATCCTGGCCGGCGGCGCCATCAACACCCCGCAGCTGCTGCAGCTCTCCGGAGTCGGCGATGCTGCCCACCTGAACTCGCTGGGCATCAACTCCGTGGTGAACCTGCCCGGCGTCGGCGAAAACCTCCAGGACCACCTCGAGGTCTACATCCAGCACGCCTGCACCCAGCCGGTTTCCATGCAGCCGGCCCTGGACCTCTGGCGCTACCCGCTGATCGGGATGCAGTGGCTGCTGGGCCGGAAGGGTCCGGCTGCCACCAACCACTTCGAGGGCGGCGGGTTTGTCCGCTCCAACGAGGACGTGGCCTACCCCAACCTGATGTTCCACTTCCTCCCCGTTGCCGTCCGCTACGACGGCCAGAAGGCGGACGCCAAGCACGGCTACCAGGTGCACATCGGCCCCATGTACTCCGACGCCCGCGGCAGCCTGAAGATCAAGTCGACCGATCCCACGGTTCATCCGTCGATGCTGTTCAACTACCTCTCCACCGACCAGGATCGCCGCGAGTGGGTCGAGGCGATCCGTGTGGCCCGCGACATCCTCGGCCAGTCGGCCATGGGTCCCTTCAACGGCGGCGAACTTTCTCCCGGCCGGGCTGTGCAGACCGACGCGGAGATCCTGGACTGGGTTGCCCGTGACGCCGAGACGGCGCTGCACCCGTCCTGTACCGCGAAGATGGGTCCGGACTCCGATCCCATGGCCGTGGTGAACCCGCTGGACATGAGCGTGCACGGCACCCGCGGCCTCCGCGTGGTGGACGCGTCGGCCATGCCCTACGTGACCAACGGCAACATCTACGCCCCGGTGATGATGCTGGCCGAGAAGGCTGCCGACCTGATCGCCGGCAAGGCGCCGCTCGCGCCCCAGCACGCCGAGTTCTACCGGCACGGCGTGAGCCCGCTGGAACGCGGCGGAGCCGCGCCGGTAGCAGTCGCCGCGGCGGCGAAGGGCTAG